The DNA region GGGCCGCGGTCCTGGGAGGAGTCGGGGTCCTGAGAGGGGTCGAGGTCCTGGGAGGGATCGGGCTCCTCGTGGGGCGCGTCGGCTTCTTCGGCCCGCTCGCCGACTTCCCCGACGCGTGCGTCGTCCTGGAGGCCTGTCTCCGCGTGTTCGTCCACACCGCCGGTCGTGTGTTCGTCCACCCCGGCCGCGAGTTCATCCGCCCCGGTCCGTACGCCCTCATCGGCCCGTACGCTCTCGTCCGCTCGCACGCCCTCATCGGGATGCCTGTCCTCGTCGGGACGTACGCCCGCCGCCGCGCCCGTCGGGCCCGAGGTCTCCGCCGCGGCCACCGCCCTGAGTGCCGTCAGGAGGGGCGACACGGCCGGTTCGTGCCGCAACGCCAGGTCGTCGCCGTCGATGTCGAGGGGGACACCGGCCGCGGTGAGGGTGCGGCGGATCGTCGGGATGGTGCGGGAGCCCGCGCGCACCAGGACGGCCATCTCGCTCCAGGGGACGCCGTCCTCCAGGTGGGCGCGGCGCAGGATGTCCGCGATGTTGTCCAGCTCCGTGCCGGGCGTCGGGTACGTGTGGACCTCGACGCTGCCGCCGTCCCGTACGGGGGCCAGCTCCCTGTGGGCGCGTACCTTCTCCGCGGGAAGGCGGGTCAGGGGCATGCGCTGGGTCAGCAGCCGGGTAGCCGCCAGGAGGCCGGCGCCTGACCGGCGTGAAGTCCTCAGGACCTCCATCGGCGCCGATGTACCGTCCACGCGCGGGAAGGCCTCCGGGAACTGGAGGATGCCGTTCACATCGGCGCCCCGGAACGTGTAGATCGACTGGTCGGGGTCGCCGAAGGCCACGAGGGTGCGGCCGCCGCCCGCGAGCGCGTGCAGCAGCCGTACCTGTGCGGGATCGGTGTCCTGGTACTCGTCCACGAAGACGGCGTCGTACTGGGCGGCGAGGCGCTCGGCGACCTCGGGGCGCCGGGCGAGGAGCACCGCGCGGTGGACCAGTTCCGCGTAGTCGAGGACTCCTTGCATGTCGAGGACGTCGAGGTACTCGGCGAGGAAGGCGGAGGCGGCGAGCCAGTCGGGGCGGCCGATGCGCCGTGCGAAGGCCTGGAGGGCGTCGGGGCCGAGGCCCAGTTCGCGGCTGCGGGCGAGGACCGCGCGGACCTCGTCGGCGAAGCCGCGCGTGGTCAGACAGGCGCGGAGTTCGTCCGGCCAGCGCACATGGGCGAGGCCGAGCCGCTCCAGGCCGGGCTGGCCCGCGAGCAGTTCCCGTACCGCCACGTCCTGTTCGGGGCCCGAGAGCAGCCGCAGCGGCTCGACGAACAGGTCGCTGTCCTGGTGGGCGCGGACAAGGGCGTAGCAGAAGGAGTGGAAGGTCGTCGCCTGGGGCGCGCGGGCCGCTCCTATGCGCAGCGCCATGCGGTCACGCAGTTCCACGGCGGCCTTGCGGCTGAATGTGAGCACCAGGATCCGCTCGGGGTCCGTGCCTCGTGCGATCCGCGCCGCGACGGACTCCACGAGTGTGGTCGTCTTGCCGGTGCCCGGACCTGCGAGGACGAGCAGGGGGCCGTGCTCGTGGTCAACCGCCGCGCGCTGCCCTGCGTCCAGCAGAGGGGGAGCCACCCTGGCCGGCGGGGTACGCACCAGTCGGTAAGCGCCACGGGTCCCCTGTCGCCCCTGGGGGTGCGACAGGCGCCTGGTGGAGAAAGAGGAGCTCACGTGGTTCGCCGGTCCTGGTGGGTGTGCTTGGGTCTGTCTCTGTCGACGCGGAACGCCGTCATTCAGGGGTGGTGGTGGGGCATCGGATGGAGGGCCCCTCGCGCGTTGAGGGCGGTGGCCGCGGGATGAACGGGATGCGCGCCGTCGACGCTACGCCGGTGGATGTGGTGGAAGCAGCGCTTCCTCTTGTTCCCACCAGGCACACGCGTCTCCCGCCCCACGAACGTACGGCATGTCACGGACGTGCCCCGCTTCCCCCGTACGGGCCACCGGTACCCCTCCCGACCATCCAATGCCGGAAGCTGTCAGGTGTGACTCTCCGTGCGCCCGCCGCCGTCCCACCGGGCCCGTTTCATGTCGACCCGCGGGAGATGGCCCTCGGATGCTCTGCTCGCCTCCTTCAGCGGCGTGCCCTCCGCGCGGTAGTGGCCGAGCGCCTCCAGCTCGTGGCCGGGGAGCAGCTTGCCGTCCGCGCGTATGACCCGCCACCAGGGAACGGCTCCTCCGTAGAGGGCCATGACGCGGCCGACCTGTCGGGGCCCGCCCTCCTCCAGCCATTCGGCGACATCTCCGTACGTCATGACACGCCCGGGCGGGATCAACTCGGCGACGTCGAGGACCCGCTCCGCGTACTCCGGCAGGGCGTCCGCCGGAAGGCTCTGCTCGCTCATCCGGCCCATCCTGCCCCAGAGCACCGACATTGTGACGCGGTGGCGACTGTGCGTATCCCTCGCCCCGGAGCAGCGCTTGAGGCAGACTGTGCGACCCCGCATTGCACCCTGATGCCCCCCTGTGTCGGCGGGGCATGCCACCATCGTGCGGGCGGTTACTGGTGATACGAGATCAAGAAGAGACGATGAAACAGCAGGGCGTGCACCCCGAAGACGCGGAGGGCACCTCTGAGGTTTCGTCGCGCCCGGACACCGGCGACGACACGGACGAGCGCACCGCGAACGCGTCCGAGAAGGCCGATCTGACCAAGAAGACGGACCCCGACGGACGAGCCGACGGGCAGGCGGACGCGCACGAGGAGAGGGGCGACGAGGCGGCGGACTGCGCCGACGACGCCCACAGCGAAGAGGTCGAGGGCGACGAACCGCTGCTCCCCGCGCGCGTGCACCGCCCTTCCGACCTGATGCGTCTCCTGGTGGGCGTGCTCGCGATCGCCCTGTTGCTGGCGATCGCCGCGTTCGCGCACGGCACGACGTCGGGGCTGGCACAGGACATCAACAAGGGCACCGACGAGGCACCCGACCTGCTGATCAAGATCGCGGGGCTCGCGTCGAGCATCGCGATCCTGCTGGTGCCGGTCGCGTTCGCCATCGAGCGGCTGATCAAGCGCGACGGGCTGCGCATCGCCGACGGTGTGCTGGCCGCGGTCCTCGCACACGGAGTGACACTCGCCACCGACCTGTGGGTCGCCAAGGCGGCACCGGGCTCGATCCAGAAGGCGCTCACACAGCCCTCCCCCGGCGACATCCACGCCCTCACCGACCCGGTGCACGGCTATCTCGCGCCGGTCATCGCGTACATGACGGCCGTCGGCATGTCGCGCCGGCCACGCTGGCGCGCGGTGCTGTGGGTCGTGCTGATGCTCGACGCCTTCTCCATGCTGGTCACCGGCTACACGACCCCGTTCTCGATCATCCTGACCGTGCTGATCGGCTGGAGCGTGGCGTACGGGACGCTGTACGCGGTCGGCTCGCCGAACGTGCGGCCCACGGGGCGGACCCTGATGGCGGGCCTGCGGCACGTCGGCTTCCACCCGGTGAGCGCGGCCAGGGACGAGACTCCGGAGGCCCTGGACGGCGACCGTGGCCGCCGGTACTTCGTGACGCTCCAGGACGGTCCACCGCTGGACGTCACAGTGGTCGACCGCGAGCAGCAGGCACAGGGCTTCTTCTACCGCGTGTGGCGCCGTCTGACGCTGCGGGGCATCACCACGCGGCGCAGCCTCCAGTCACTGCGCCAGGCTCTGGAGCAGGAGGCCCTCCTCGCGTACGCGGCCATCGCGGCCGGAGCCAACGCGCCCAAGCTGATCGCGACCTCCGAACTGGGCCCCGACGCCGTGATGCTGGTCTACGAGCACACCGGTGGTCGCACGCTCGACTCGCTGCCGGACGAGGACATCACCGACGAGCTGCTCCGGGACACCTGGCACCAGGTACAGGCGCTGCAGTCCCGGCGCATCGCGCACCGCAGGCTCGCCGGCGACGCGATCCTGGTGGATCGTTCCGGCACGGTGATCCTCACGGATCTGCGCAACGGCGAGATCGCCGCCGGTGAGCTGCTGCTGCGCATGGACGTCGCCCAGCTGGTGACCACGCTCGGCCTGCGGATCGGCGCGGAGCGCGCGGTGGCGTCGGCCGTCGGGGTCCTCGGCCCGGACGCGGTCGCGGACTGTCTGCCCATGCTGCAGCCCATCGCGCTCACGCGCTCCCACCGCGCGACGCTGCGGAAGCTGGCCAGGGAGCGGTCGGAGCGCGAGCGCGAGGCCGTTCTGGAAGCCTCCCGGCAGGCCAAGCTGGCCCGCGCCGAGGAGCACGAGCACACCTCCGAGGCGACCAGGCCCGTCCTGGAGAAGCCCGACAAGAAGGCCGCACGCGCGGAACAGCGGGCCGAGAAGCGCGCCATCGACGACGCTCTGGAGGAGGCGCGCGAGGAGGATCTGCTCACCCAGATCCGCCACCAGGTGCTCCTGATCAGGCCGCAGGCGCCGGTCGAACCGGCCCGTCTGGAGCGCATCCGGCCTCGCACCCTGATCAGTTTCATCGCGGGCGCGTTCGGCGCGTACTTCCTGCTGACGCAGCTCACGCACATCGAGTTCGGCACGCTCTTCGACGAAGCCGAGTGGGGCTGGGTCGCCGCGGCCGTGCTCTTCTCGATGCTGAGCTACTTCGCGGCGGCCATGAGCC from Streptomyces sp. NBC_00258 includes:
- a CDS encoding MGMT family protein, producing the protein MSEQSLPADALPEYAERVLDVAELIPPGRVMTYGDVAEWLEEGGPRQVGRVMALYGGAVPWWRVIRADGKLLPGHELEALGHYRAEGTPLKEASRASEGHLPRVDMKRARWDGGGRTESHT
- a CDS encoding lysylphosphatidylglycerol synthase transmembrane domain-containing protein, producing MKQQGVHPEDAEGTSEVSSRPDTGDDTDERTANASEKADLTKKTDPDGRADGQADAHEERGDEAADCADDAHSEEVEGDEPLLPARVHRPSDLMRLLVGVLAIALLLAIAAFAHGTTSGLAQDINKGTDEAPDLLIKIAGLASSIAILLVPVAFAIERLIKRDGLRIADGVLAAVLAHGVTLATDLWVAKAAPGSIQKALTQPSPGDIHALTDPVHGYLAPVIAYMTAVGMSRRPRWRAVLWVVLMLDAFSMLVTGYTTPFSIILTVLIGWSVAYGTLYAVGSPNVRPTGRTLMAGLRHVGFHPVSAARDETPEALDGDRGRRYFVTLQDGPPLDVTVVDREQQAQGFFYRVWRRLTLRGITTRRSLQSLRQALEQEALLAYAAIAAGANAPKLIATSELGPDAVMLVYEHTGGRTLDSLPDEDITDELLRDTWHQVQALQSRRIAHRRLAGDAILVDRSGTVILTDLRNGEIAAGELLLRMDVAQLVTTLGLRIGAERAVASAVGVLGPDAVADCLPMLQPIALTRSHRATLRKLARERSEREREAVLEASRQAKLARAEEHEHTSEATRPVLEKPDKKAARAEQRAEKRAIDDALEEAREEDLLTQIRHQVLLIRPQAPVEPARLERIRPRTLISFIAGAFGAYFLLTQLTHIEFGTLFDEAEWGWVAAAVLFSMLSYFAAAMSLLGFVPERVPFMRTVAAQVAGSFVKIVAPAAVGGVALNTRFLQRSGVRPGLAVASVGASQLFGLGCHILMLLSFGYLTGTEKTPSLSPSRTVIAGLLTVAVLVLVVTSVPFLRKFVVTRVRSLFAGVVPRMLDVLQRPQKLLTGIGGMLLLTACFVMCLDASVRAFGTEGMPSLSIASVAVVFLAGNALGSAAPTPGGVGAVEATLTVGLIAVGLPSEVAAPAVLLYRLLTLWLPVLPGWLFFNHLTRKGAL